The Naumannella cuiyingiana DNA window ACGCCTGCGCGAGCGCCCGGTCCTCGCACTGGCCGATGCCGCCGGGAAGCAACACGAGTTCGCGCTGCCGGGCGCGCGGTTGGCGTACCGGATGCTGGACGAGGTGCGCTGGTGCCTCGGCCGCCGCGACGCCGCGGGCACCGACCTGCCCTGCCCGGACCGCGCGCCCGCCGTCCGCGGCAATCGCTGCGAGCGCTGCGAGGCCGCCGACCCGTTCCGCTGGCTGCACATCGTGCACCGCAGCGCGTTCGTCGACCCGGTGCTGCGCGAGCAGGTGATGCGCCCGCACTGGCTCTATGTCGCGAGCTTCGGTCCGGGGCTGCACAAGGTCGGCACGGCCGTGGACGAGCGCCGCTGGCGCCGGGTCGCGGAACAGGGCGCGCTGGTCGCGGGCTACGTGGCGCTGGTGGCCGACGGTCTGGAGGTACGCCGCCTGGAGGACCTGGTCAGCGCCGAGACCGACCTCGGGCAGGTGGTACGCCCGAGCGCGAAGGCCGCCGCGCTCGCCGCCGGCGCCACCCCCGACCAGACCCGCGCCGCCCACACAGAACGCATCGGCGCCGCCCGCGAGCTGCTCGCGTCGCGCGGCATCGAGGGGGTCGTCCACGAGTCGTGGCAACCCGATCCCGACCCGGCGGGACTGCTCGCCGACCGTGCACTGCACCCGTTCCCCGGCCGGGTCGACGGCGGTACGCAGGGATTCGGCGTCGACGCGGTCATCGGCTCGGCCGCGCTGGCGCGACTCGACGGCGATGATCAACACACCTTCGTCGCCGACCTCACCACGCTCAAGGGCCGCCGGATCGGCCCCTTGGACGCCGCGACCGCGCCGCCCGCCGTGCAGGACGGCCTGTTCTGACCTACTCGGCCAGCTCCGCCGCGGCCAGCCAAGCATTCTCCAGCTCGTCGCGGCGCGCCTGAAGCTGATCAAGGTCGCCCTGCAGAGCGATCAGCTTCTCGTGATCGCTGGCCGCATCGGCCATCTGCTGGTGCAGCCGGGCGAGTTGATCATCGAGCTTGCCGAGCTGGCCCTCGATCCGCGCCAGATCTTTGCGGGCCTGGCGAAGCTGCTGCGACGACGCGGTGCCCCCTCCCGAGCCCGCGGCGGGGGCGGCCTCCGGCGGCTCGACCTCCCGCCGGCGCGCGAGGTACTCCTCGACCCCGCCGGGCAGCAGCACGCAGGACCCGTCGCCGAGCAGCGCGTACGTCACATCGCACACCCGCTCCAGGAAGAACCGGTCGTGGCTGACCACAACCATCGTCCCGGGCCAGGAATCGAGATGATCCTCGATCACGGTGAGGGTGTCGATGTCGAGATCATTGGTCGGCTCGTCGAGCAGCAACACGTTCGGCTGGCCGAGCAGCAGCCGCAGCAGTTGCAACCGGCGCCGCTCGCCGCCGGACAGGTCGCCGATTCGGGTCACCAGCCGGTCGCCGGTGAAGCCGAAGTCCTCCAGCAGCGTCGACGCGCTCGTCTCCCGGCCGGTGGCCAGCGTGGTCCGCTCGGCCAGCCGGCGTACCGACTCCAGCACGCGATCGCCCGGATCGAGCTCGGCCACCGCCTGGCTGAGATGCGCCAGCCGCAGGGTCAGCCCGTGCTTGACGGTCCCGGAGTCCGGCGAGAGCTCCTTGGCCATCACCTTCAGCAGCGACGACTTGCCCGACCCGTTCACCCCGACCAGCCCGATCCGCGCGCCGGGCGGCAGCGACCAGGTCACGCCGTCCAGGAGGGTACGCCCGCCGAGCGCCAGCCCGACGGAGTGCAGGTCGATCACGTCCTTGCCGAGCCGGGCGCTGGCCAGTTGGGCCAGGGCCAGCTTGTCCCGCGGCTCGGGTACGTCGTCGATCAGTGCGTTGGCCGCGTCGATCCGGAACTTCGGCTTGGAGGTACGCGCGGGCGGCCCGCGGCGCAGCCACGCCAGCTCCTTGCGGACCAGGTTCTGCCGGCGCGCCTCCGAGGCGGCCGCCTGGCGCTGGCGCTCGGCGCGGGCGAGCACGTAGGCGGCGTACCCGCCGTCGTAGGGGTCCACCCGCGCGTCGTGCACCTCCCAGATCCGAGAACAGATCGCGTCGAGGAACCAGCGGTCGTGGCTGACCACGAGCATCGCCGTGCCGCGCCGCTGCAGGGAGTTCAGGTGAGCAGCGAGCCAGTCGACCGCCTCCACGTCCAGGTGGTTGGTCGGCTCGTCCAGCACCAACAGGTCGTGGTTGCCCAACATCAGCGCGACCAGCTCGGCGCGCCGGGCCTCGCCGCCGGACAGCGTGTCCAGTTCGGCGTCCAGATCGATGTCGCGCAGCAGCTCGCGCACCATCGGCCGCGCCACCGGGTCGGCCGCCCAGACGTGATCGGGGCGGCCGCCGACGATCAGGTCGCGCACCGTCTGGCCGGGATGGTGATCCGCGCGCTGGTGCAGGTGGCCGATCGAGGGGCCGGCGCTGTGCCGGACCAGACCGGAGTCCGGCTCGATCTGTCCGGTCAGGATGCCGAGCAATGTCGACTTGCCGTCGCCGTTGCGGCCGACCACACCGACCACATCGCCCGTGGACAGGCCGATGGTGACGGAGTCGAGCAGGGTACGCGTGCCGTAGGTCTTGGAGACCCGCTCGGCACTCACCAGATGGGCAGTCACGAGATGTGCAGTGTACCGGCGGCGGCACCGCTCCTGGCCCGCGACGGGGGCTGACCGAAGGTCGCCGGTAATGCGCGGCGAACCGGCTCGGCGAGGAGAAGCCCCACCGGTGCGCGATCGCCGAGATCGTCGCATCGGGATCGGCGACCAGGTCGAGATGCGCGCGCTGCAGGCGTACCGACCGCAAGAACTCCCGTGGCGTCATGTCGTAGTTGCGTCGGAAGGCGAGTTGCAGCGCTCGTGGCGTGATGCCGAGGTTACGGGCGAGCTGGTGCAGTGAGATCGACTCGTCCGCGTGCTCGATCAGGTAGTCGTGGGCCAGCCGCGCCGACCGGCCGGCGACGGTGGTGTCGGCGAACTCTCGTCGGTCGGCGATGGTGTTGGTGTGGGTGCTGAGCAGCGTCCCGACCACGAACCGTTCCAGCTCGGCGATCCACAGCGGCGACGCGTGCCCGGCGTCCTGGGGGAGGCCGGCGAGGAAATCGACCACGGCATTCCAGCGTCGGGCGGTGGTCGGGGTGGGAGGGGCGGCCAGGTCGAAGCGCAGCGGCCCCGGCGCCTCGCCGGTCAGCTCGACCACGTGCCGGCGCAGGACGCCAACGTCGATCCGCAGGTTCAGTGCGACGGCCCCCGGGCGCCAGTGCATCCGGAACAGGCGTGTCTCGTCGAGCGGAACCGAGCGGCCGGGCTCCAGCTCGACGCTGTCGCCGTCGCTGGCGACCGTGATTCGGGAGCTGACCGCGTGCATCACGCAGTACTGCTGTCCGAGGTTGGTCTCCGGGATGACCTGGACGTCACTGCCGTAGCTGATCCGGTCCACGGCGACCGCACCGAGCTGGCGGCTCAGGTGGAGTCCGTGGAAGCCGTTTCCAGCGTCGCGCGGGCGGATCAGGTGCGGTACGTAGGCGCGGCCGACGCTGTCGCGGGCCGCTTCGATATCGGTCGTGTCGAGCACCGGCTCGAACAGGGCGGATGACATCTCCATGCTTTCGCCTCGGGTCTTCGAGGCTTCGCGGCAACCCGACGACGGCTCGCCCGAAGCCCCGTCGTCCACCATAACGCCGCAAGGTTCGCAAGTGGTGTCGCGTGCATCGCACGGAGTACTGGCTGGCGAATCGGGGCGGTCCTAGTCTCGACAGCGCCGGCCGGCGAAGACCCTGCCTCGGCCGGCTCCCCCGACCGGCCGGGGCAGGGCAGCCGCGGCTCAGCGCCCGCGCATTCCCTGACGCAGGCCCTTCATCGACGTCGGCACCGGGCCCTTCGGCATCGGCAGCTTCGGGCGTACCGCATCCAGGGCCTTGAGTCGCGAGGTGACCTCGGTCACCTCGTGCGGCTCCAGCTTCTTCGGCAGCTTCTTGATGTGGTCGGCGAGGCGGTCCAGCGGCACCAGGCCCTCGCGATCACCCATCACGATCGTCGTCACCGGCACCTCGTAGACGACCTTCTCGTGCTTCTTGGCCTCGCTGGCGAGCAGTTGGCGTACCCGTCCGGGCTCGCCCTCACCGATCAGCACGATCCCCGCCGGCCCGACGGTGCGGTGCACCGAATCCATCGACTTGTTCGCGGTGATCGCGGGCGTGGAGATCCACTTCTTCTTCGGCAGCATCGACAACGCGACCTCGGTCGAGCCGGCCTGGCCCGCGAACCGCTTGAAGGTCGCCTTCTTGGTCCGGTTCACCAGCACCAGCATCGCCAGCGGCAGCCCGACCAGCAGGCCGAAGATCGTCAACAGGACCGGCTGGTTGATCGCCAGGCCGATCAGCAGGCCGATGATCGCCGGCAGCAAGAACGCACCCAGCAGCATCCACGGCAGCCGGGGCTCGAACTGCTTGGTGATCTTGTACGCCTCGCGGATCTGGCGCAGCGGGCCCATGTCGGAGGGGTCGTTGGAGCTCTTGCGGCGCTCCTTGGCCGCCTTGCGTGCGGCCTTCTGCTCGACCTCGAGGGCCTTGGCGCGCTCCTTCGCCGCCTGGACGGCCTTGCGCACCTCGGCCCGGGACTTCGGCTGGTTCGGCGTGCTCATCGGTTCTTCTTCGAATCTCTCACTGGTCGGTACGGGAATCCATCGCCTGACGATAGAGCCGACCGGCCCGATACGACGAACGCACCAACGGGCCGCTCATCACGCCCGCGTAGCCGATCTCGCGCGCCTCGTCGGCCAGTTCGTCGAACTCGGCGGGCTCGACCCAGCGCTCGATCGGGTGGTGCCGCGGGCTGGGGCGCAGGTACTGGGTGATGGTGATGATCTCCGCGCCGGCATCGTGCAACTGGCTCAGCGCGTCGGAGACCTCCGCGCGGGTCTCGCCCATGCCGAGGATCAGATTGGTCTTGGTGACCAGCCCGAACTCGCGGCTCCAGCGCAGGACATCCAGCGAGCGGTCGAAGCGGAAGCCCGGGCGGATCCGCTTGAAGATCCGCGGCACGGTCTCGACGTTGTGCGCGAACACCTCCGGCCGGGTGGCGAAGATCTCGGTCAGGTAGTTGCGGTTGCCGGAGAAGTCCGGGGCCAACATCTCCACCCCGACCCCCGGGTTCAGCTCGTGGATCTTGCGGATCGTCTCGGCGTAGAGCCAGGTGCCCTCATCGGGCAGGTCGTCGCGGCACACGCCGGTGACCGTGGCGTACCGCAGCCCCATCTTGCGCACCGACTCCGCGACCCGGACCGGCTCCTCGCGGTCGAACTCGGCGGGCTTGCCGGTGTCGATCTGGCAGAAGTCGCAGCGCCGGGTGCATTGGTCGCCGCCGATCAGGAAGGTCGCCTCGCGATCCTCCCAACACTCGAAGATGTTCGGGCAGCCGGCGGACTGGCACACCGTGTGCAGGTCCTCGTCGGCGACCAGATTGCGCAGCTCGCGATACTCCGGGCCCATCTTCGCCGTCGTCTTGATCCACGACGGCTTCTTCTCGATGGGCACCTGGGAATTGCGCACCTCGAGCCGCAGCAGCTTGCGTCCTTCGGGGAGGGTCGTCACCGTTCGGAGTCTACCCCCGGGGCGTGATCGATCAGGCGGTCACCGGCGCGGGGTGGGCGAGGTCCGGGGCGGGGGTGTAGGAGCGGAAGGCAAGCAGCTCGGACAGGTGGGTACGCAGGGACCTCGCGACCTCGGGCATCGGCACCCCGTGCTGCAACTCGATCGCCATCGAGGTGACGCCGGCATCGGCAATGCCGCACGGGATCATGTTGGCGAAGTAGGCCATCTCGGGGTCCACATTGAGCGCGATGCCGTGCATGGTGGTGTTGGCCGAGACGCGGATGCCGACCTGGCCGATCTTGCGCTCGCCGCGCACCCCGTCGCCGGGCAGCCACGCGCCCGAGCGGCCGCCCACGCGGCCGGCGACGATGCCGAAATCGGCCAGCGTCCTGATCATCGCCTCCTCGACGCGGCGGACGTAGTCGACGACCTTCACGGAGTCCGGCAGCGTGATGATCGGGTACGCCACGAGCTGGCCCGGGCCGTGCCAGGTGATCTTGCCGCCGCGGTCGACATCGATCACCGGCGTGCCGTCGAACGGCAGGTCGGCCGGCTCGGTCCGCTTCCCGGCGGTGTAGACCGACGGGTGCTGCAGCAGCAGGACCGTCGGCGGGGCCTCGCCGGCGACCACCGCAGCGTGGGTACGCCGTTGCAGCTCCCAGGCCTGCAGATAGTCGACCAGCTCGCCGCGGTCGACGCCGAGATCGGGAAAGACCAGCTCCGCCATGATCGCCAGCCTACGCGTGCGATGTCGTGGCCAGCCGTCCCAGGGTCGCCCGCACCAGCTTCCGGAATGCGGGGGTGTCGGTCGGGCCGAGGTTGCCCGCGACGGCCAGCGTGGCGATGCCGTGGGCCAGGCCCCACGGGGCGAGCAGCGCCGGATCTCCCGATGGGCTGGCGCCGCGGGGTTGCCCCGCTCCGCGGGTCAGCTCGTCGGCCAGGCGATCGCGGGCCGCGCCGAGGGTGGGATCGTCGTTGTCCAGCAGTTCGGGGGCGAACATGACCCTGAAGTGGGCGGGATGGGCGACGGCGAACAGCACATAGGCGACGCCTGAGTCGATCAGTCGTTCGTGCTTGGCGAGCTGGTCGGTGAGCAGGTCGTGGCCCTGACTGGCGAGCGCGGTGAGCACGCCGCGCCGGTCGCCGAAGTGGTGCCGGGGGGCGGTGTGGGTGACGCCGAGCTCGCGGGCCAGCGCGCGCAGATTGAGCGAGTCGATGCCGTCGGCCTCGATCGCGCGCGCCGCGGCGGCCAGGAAGGCCTGGCGCAGATCGCCGTGGTGATACGACATGGCAAAAACTTACCACCGGAAAGACTTGCGGTCCGGTGATGGGATCGGTCAGTCTTGGCACTGACAAGTTTCCACTGGAAAGATTGGGGCGGGCGATGCCGCTGTCGGACACACAACTGGTCAGCACGGGGATCCTGGTGCTGATCGTGATCACCATCGCCTTCGGCGGCACCTTCCTGCTCCGGGTGGCGACCGGTCGGCACGAGGCGAATGCGCTGCAGAAGTCGTTCTTCCGAGCCGGTCACGCGCATGCGGGGGTGCTGGTCATCCTCGGCATGGTGATCGAGCTCTTCGTCACGCTCGGTGGCGTGGCCGCGCCGTGGAGCTGGCTCTCCGGCGGCGTGCTGTTCTCGGCCATCCTGATCCCGGCCGGATTCTTCTTGTCGGTGCTCGGCCAGGACCCGGCCCGGCCGAGCCGGCTGATCGTGCTGCTCTGGGCCGGGGTTGCCAGCCTGGTGATCGGGCTGGTCGGTGCGGGCGTCGGGCTGATCGCCGCAGGCATGGGCTGATCACCGCCGGGGCTCCGGGGTGATCAGCCGCGCCGCGACCGTCAGGCCCCGAGCTCGGCGCCGAAATCACCTTCCTCGAGGCGCGCCTTCACCGCGGTCAGGAAGCGTGCCGCGTCCGCGCCGTCGACCACGCGGTGGTCGTAGGTGAGGTTGAGGTACATCATGTCGCGGACCGCGATCGTCTCGCCCAGGTTCTCGTCGCTGATCACCATCGGCCGCTTCACGATCGCGCCGGTGCCGAGGATGCCGACCTGTGGCTGGTTGATGATCGGGGTGTCGAACAGCGTGCCCGCCGAGCCGTAGTTGGTGATCGTGAACGTGCCCCCGGTCAGGTCGTCGGGCCCGATCTTGGAATCACGGGTACGCGCGGCCAGGTCGCTGATCTGCTTGGCGATCCCGGCGATCGACAGGTCGCCGGCGTTCTTGATCACCGGGACGATCAGGCCCTTCTCGGTGTCGACGGCGATGCCGACGTTCTCCGCTGCGGCATAGGTGATCTCGCCCGCCTCGGTGTCGACGGTCGCGTTCAGATTCGGGTACGCCTTGAGCGCCTCGATGGCCGCCTTCGTGATGAAGGCCAGGTGGGAGATGCGTACCCCCTCGCGGGCGGCGAACTCGTCCTTGATCGCGTTGCGCAGCCGGCTGACCCGGGTCAGGTCGACCTCGACGGTCGCGGTCAACTGGGCCGAGGTCTGCAGCGACTCGACCATCTTGGTGGCGATCGTCTTCCGCAGCCGCGACATCTTCTCCGTAGTGCCGCGCTTCGGGCTGACCTCGACCTGGGCCGGAGCCTTGTTGCCCGTCGCCGAGGAGGCGGCGGGCTGCTGCGCCGGGGCGGGGGCCTTGGCGGACTCGGCCGCGGCAAGCACGTCCTGCTTGCGGATCCGGCCGCCGACGCCGGTGCCCTCGATCGAGGACAGATCGACATCGTGCTGCTGCGCGAGCTTGCGGACCAGCGGCGTGACATAGCCCGAGTCGTCCCCGCCCGCCCGGCGCGCGGCGGGTGCGCGGTCCGCGCCCTGCTGCTCGCCGGCCTGGGCGCGCTTCGGCTCGTCCTGCCTCGGCTCGTCCTGCTTGGCTTCGTCCTGCTTGGGCTGTTCGGTCTGCTTGGGCTTCGCCGGCTCGTCCGACGCGGCGGAACTGCCGTCGTCGTCCGGCGTCGGGATCGGCGCCTGGCCGCCCTCGTCACCGGCGTCGGCATCGCTCGCATCGTCGGCCTGCTCGGCCGGATCCGGCTCCGACGTCGGCTGGGCGGCCGGTTCGTCGCCCGCGGGCTCGCCGCCACCGTCGGCGGGAGCGGCGCCCTGCTCGCCGATCACGCCGAGGACGCCGCCGACCTCGACGACATCGTCGGTATCCGCGCGGATCTCCAGCAGGGTGCCCGCGACGGGGGCGGGGATCTCGGTGTCGACCTTGTCGGTGGAGATCTCCAGCAACGGCTCGTCGACCTCGACCGCATCGCCGACGCTCTTCAGCCAGCGCGAGACCGTGCCCTCGGTGACCGACTCGCCCAGCTCGGGCAGCTTCACCTCGGTGCCGGATCCGCCCGACGCCTGAGCGGTGTCGGCCGACGGTGCGGGCTGCTCGGCCGCCTCGGCGGCGTCCTCGCGGTTGGGGTCGTCGGCCTGCTGGTTGGTCCGAGCGGCCTGATCGCCGGCGTCGGCCTGCTCCTGGACCTCGTCGTTCTCGGCCGGAGCCTCGTCCTCGGCAGCCGCGTCGCCGGATCCGGACGTGTCGCCGTCGCCGGAGGCCTCCGATGCGTCACCGATCACGGCAAGCACGGCGCCGACCTCGACGGTCTCGTCCTCGGCGGCCTTGATCTCCAGCAGCGTGCCCGCGACCGGAGACGGAATCTCGGTGTCGACCTTGTCCGTGGACACCTCCAGCAACGGCTCGTCGGCCTCGACGGTGTCGCCCACCTGCTTCAGCCAGCGGGACACGGTTCCTTCGGTGACGCTCTCGCCCAGAGCAGGCAATTCAACAGGGGTCGACATGATCTCCCAGCTTCTCCTTCGAACGGTTCGCTCCGGGTCAGCCTAGCCGCAGCCGCCTGCCGGAGTGCGGCCTGTCAGCCATGCACGTGCAGCGGTTTGCCCGCGAGCGCCAGGTGGGCCTCGCCGAGCGCCTCGTTCTGCGTCGGGTGGGCGTGGATCAGCGCGGCGACGTCTTCGGGGAAGGCCTCCCACGCGGTGATCAACTGTGCCTCCCCGATCAGTTCGCCGACCCGGTCGCCGACCAGATGTACGCCGAGCACGGGGCCGTCCTTGCGGCGTACCAGCTTCACGAAGCCGGCGGTCTTGAGGATCTGGGACTTGCCGTTGCCGCCGAGCTCGTAGCTGAACGTCTCCACCTCGCCACCCTCGCGGGCAGCGACCTCGGACAGGCCGACCGAGGCGACCTCGGGATGGCTGTAGGTGACCCGCGGAATCGTCGAGTCCGCGACCGGGGTCGGCGCCTCGTCGAGCAGGCCCCGGGCATGGGCGATCTCCTCGGCGACGAAGATCCCGTGCGCGAAGCCGCGGTGGGCGAGTTGCAGGCCGGGCACGAGGTCGCCCACGGCGTACACGTCCGGAACCGAGGTGCGCAGCCGCTCGTCGGTGATCACGAAACCGCGGGTGGTCTCGACACCCGCGGCCTCATAGCCGAGCCCCTCGCTCACCGGGCCGCGGCCCACGGCCACCAGCAGCCGGTCGGCGACCAGCTCGCGCCCGCCCTCCACCTCGACGTGCACCCGGTCGTCGGCGGTTCGCACGCCGGCCACCGGCCGACCGGTGACGATCTCGATCTTGCGCTTGCGGAAAGCGCGCTCCAGCGCCTTCGACGACTCCGGCTCCTCCGTCGGCAACAGCCGGTCGAGGGCCTCGACGATGGTCACCTTGGTGCCGAGGGAGGCGTACGCGCTGGCGAACTCGACGCCGATCACGCCGCCGCCCAGCACGATCAGGGACTGCGGCAGCTCGGTGGCGCGCAACAGTTGATCGGAGTTCATGATCAACTCGCCGTCCGGCTCGATGCCGGGCAGGGTACGCGGCGCCGAACCGGTCGCCAGCACGGTGGCCGCCCCGCGCAGCGTCCGGTCGCCGACCTGGACCACGACCCGATCGCCCTCGCGCTCGACGACTCCGGAGCCCGCGACCGTCTCGATTCCGCGGCTGCCGACCAGACCGGTCAGGCCTTTGTACAGGCGGGCAACGACCTGGTCGGCGTACTCACCGACCCTGGCCGCATCGACGCCGTCGAGGCTGGCCCGGACACCGAACTGTTCGGCATCGCGTGCGACATCGGCGACCTCGGCGGCGTGCAGCCAGGCCTTGGTCGGGATGCAGCCCCGGTGCAGGCAGGTGCCGCCGACCTTGTCCCGCTCCACGAGCGCCACCGAGAGCCCCAGCTCGGCGGCGCGCAGCGCACAGGCGTACCCGCCGCTGCCGGCGCCGAGCACCACCACGTCGTAGTTCTGGTCAGCCATGCCGCGATCCTGTCAGACAGGCATCCGTCTCGCCCACCGGGGAAGCGTCCCGGGTCGGCGACACCCCGGCGCTCGCGATGGTGGCAATAATTGGTCCCATGTCATGGCTGGACCGGCTGCGCGGGCGCAAACCGAAGGGCGAGCAGATGGCGCGCGCCGAGATCGCCGCGGCCGAGGAACATCTGAAGGACTTCGCGGCGACCCGCGCCGGCGTCGAGGCCTTCATCGAGCCACCGACCACGCTGGACCGGCTGTCGCTGCTGCTGGTCGCCCACGACGGTGAGTCCACGCGGCGCCGGATCCCGGACGCCGCGTGGGGGCGGGGCTTTGCGAAGCGGGTGCAGATCCCCGTCTTCGACGCGCTGGTCAGCGGCTACCCGCAGCGGCTGCGCGACTACAACCGGCGGCAGAAGCTGCGGCCGGGCGAGTAGCTCAGCGGGCCAGTCCGCGGGCCAGCTCGACCAGCGTCGCGACCGCCGCGCCGGTGCCGCCGGGGCCGATGTGGGTGTCGGGGCTCTTGCCACCGACGAAGGCCGGCCCGGCGATGTCCAGATGGGCCCACGGCACATCGGCGACGAAGTGTTCCAGGAACGCGGCCGCGGTCAGCGCGCCGCCCGCCCGGTCACCGGTCGACTTCACGTCGGCGACCTGCGAGGTGAGCTTGTCGCGGGCCTCCTCGGTGATCGGCAGCGGCCAGAACAGTTCGCCAGCCGCGTCGGCGGCGTCCATCACGGCGTCGACGAGTTCCTCGTCGGGCGACAGGACGGCGGCGACCGAGTCGCCGAGCGCGATCATCGCGGCGCCGGTCAGGGTGGCCACGTCGACCAGGGCGTCGGGGGAGTCCTCGGTCGCGCGGGCCAGCGCGTCCGCCATCACCAGCCGGCCCTCGGCATCGGTGTTGC harbors:
- the lpdA gene encoding dihydrolipoyl dehydrogenase — its product is MADQNYDVVVLGAGSGGYACALRAAELGLSVALVERDKVGGTCLHRGCIPTKAWLHAAEVADVARDAEQFGVRASLDGVDAARVGEYADQVVARLYKGLTGLVGSRGIETVAGSGVVEREGDRVVVQVGDRTLRGAATVLATGSAPRTLPGIEPDGELIMNSDQLLRATELPQSLIVLGGGVIGVEFASAYASLGTKVTIVEALDRLLPTEEPESSKALERAFRKRKIEIVTGRPVAGVRTADDRVHVEVEGGRELVADRLLVAVGRGPVSEGLGYEAAGVETTRGFVITDERLRTSVPDVYAVGDLVPGLQLAHRGFAHGIFVAEEIAHARGLLDEAPTPVADSTIPRVTYSHPEVASVGLSEVAAREGGEVETFSYELGGNGKSQILKTAGFVKLVRRKDGPVLGVHLVGDRVGELIGEAQLITAWEAFPEDVAALIHAHPTQNEALGEAHLALAGKPLHVHG
- a CDS encoding DUF4191 domain-containing protein, whose protein sequence is MSTPNQPKSRAEVRKAVQAAKERAKALEVEQKAARKAAKERRKSSNDPSDMGPLRQIREAYKITKQFEPRLPWMLLGAFLLPAIIGLLIGLAINQPVLLTIFGLLVGLPLAMLVLVNRTKKATFKRFAGQAGSTEVALSMLPKKKWISTPAITANKSMDSVHRTVGPAGIVLIGEGEPGRVRQLLASEAKKHEKVVYEVPVTTIVMGDREGLVPLDRLADHIKKLPKKLEPHEVTEVTSRLKALDAVRPKLPMPKGPVPTSMKGLRQGMRGR
- a CDS encoding ABC-F family ATP-binding cassette domain-containing protein, coding for MTAHLVSAERVSKTYGTRTLLDSVTIGLSTGDVVGVVGRNGDGKSTLLGILTGQIEPDSGLVRHSAGPSIGHLHQRADHHPGQTVRDLIVGGRPDHVWAADPVARPMVRELLRDIDLDAELDTLSGGEARRAELVALMLGNHDLLVLDEPTNHLDVEAVDWLAAHLNSLQRRGTAMLVVSHDRWFLDAICSRIWEVHDARVDPYDGGYAAYVLARAERQRQAAASEARRQNLVRKELAWLRRGPPARTSKPKFRIDAANALIDDVPEPRDKLALAQLASARLGKDVIDLHSVGLALGGRTLLDGVTWSLPPGARIGLVGVNGSGKSSLLKVMAKELSPDSGTVKHGLTLRLAHLSQAVAELDPGDRVLESVRRLAERTTLATGRETSASTLLEDFGFTGDRLVTRIGDLSGGERRRLQLLRLLLGQPNVLLLDEPTNDLDIDTLTVIEDHLDSWPGTMVVVSHDRFFLERVCDVTYALLGDGSCVLLPGGVEEYLARRREVEPPEAAPAAGSGGGTASSQQLRQARKDLARIEGQLGKLDDQLARLHQQMADAASDHEKLIALQGDLDQLQARRDELENAWLAAAELAE
- the sucB gene encoding 2-oxoglutarate dehydrogenase, E2 component, dihydrolipoamide succinyltransferase encodes the protein MSTPVELPALGESVTEGTVSRWLKQVGDTVEADEPLLEVSTDKVDTEIPSPVAGTLLEIKAAEDETVEVGAVLAVIGDASEASGDGDTSGSGDAAAEDEAPAENDEVQEQADAGDQAARTNQQADDPNREDAAEAAEQPAPSADTAQASGGSGTEVKLPELGESVTEGTVSRWLKSVGDAVEVDEPLLEISTDKVDTEIPAPVAGTLLEIRADTDDVVEVGGVLGVIGEQGAAPADGGGEPAGDEPAAQPTSEPDPAEQADDASDADAGDEGGQAPIPTPDDDGSSAASDEPAKPKQTEQPKQDEAKQDEPRQDEPKRAQAGEQQGADRAPAARRAGGDDSGYVTPLVRKLAQQHDVDLSSIEGTGVGGRIRKQDVLAAAESAKAPAPAQQPAASSATGNKAPAQVEVSPKRGTTEKMSRLRKTIATKMVESLQTSAQLTATVEVDLTRVSRLRNAIKDEFAAREGVRISHLAFITKAAIEALKAYPNLNATVDTEAGEITYAAAENVGIAVDTEKGLIVPVIKNAGDLSIAGIAKQISDLAARTRDSKIGPDDLTGGTFTITNYGSAGTLFDTPIINQPQVGILGTGAIVKRPMVISDENLGETIAVRDMMYLNLTYDHRVVDGADAARFLTAVKARLEEGDFGAELGA
- a CDS encoding DUF2797 domain-containing protein, whose product is MSMVPPPGEWLVHGVRLRERPVLALADAAGKQHEFALPGARLAYRMLDEVRWCLGRRDAAGTDLPCPDRAPAVRGNRCERCEAADPFRWLHIVHRSAFVDPVLREQVMRPHWLYVASFGPGLHKVGTAVDERRWRRVAEQGALVAGYVALVADGLEVRRLEDLVSAETDLGQVVRPSAKAAALAAGATPDQTRAAHTERIGAARELLASRGIEGVVHESWQPDPDPAGLLADRALHPFPGRVDGGTQGFGVDAVIGSAALARLDGDDQHTFVADLTTLKGRRIGPLDAATAPPAVQDGLF
- the lipA gene encoding lipoyl synthase, whose translation is MTTLPEGRKLLRLEVRNSQVPIEKKPSWIKTTAKMGPEYRELRNLVADEDLHTVCQSAGCPNIFECWEDREATFLIGGDQCTRRCDFCQIDTGKPAEFDREEPVRVAESVRKMGLRYATVTGVCRDDLPDEGTWLYAETIRKIHELNPGVGVEMLAPDFSGNRNYLTEIFATRPEVFAHNVETVPRIFKRIRPGFRFDRSLDVLRWSREFGLVTKTNLILGMGETRAEVSDALSQLHDAGAEIITITQYLRPSPRHHPIERWVEPAEFDELADEAREIGYAGVMSGPLVRSSYRAGRLYRQAMDSRTDQ
- a CDS encoding TetR/AcrR family transcriptional regulator, with the translated sequence MSYHHGDLRQAFLAAAARAIEADGIDSLNLRALARELGVTHTAPRHHFGDRRGVLTALASQGHDLLTDQLAKHERLIDSGVAYVLFAVAHPAHFRVMFAPELLDNDDPTLGAARDRLADELTRGAGQPRGASPSGDPALLAPWGLAHGIATLAVAGNLGPTDTPAFRKLVRATLGRLATTSHA
- the lipB gene encoding lipoyl(octanoyl) transferase LipB, which gives rise to MAELVFPDLGVDRGELVDYLQAWELQRRTHAAVVAGEAPPTVLLLQHPSVYTAGKRTEPADLPFDGTPVIDVDRGGKITWHGPGQLVAYPIITLPDSVKVVDYVRRVEEAMIRTLADFGIVAGRVGGRSGAWLPGDGVRGERKIGQVGIRVSANTTMHGIALNVDPEMAYFANMIPCGIADAGVTSMAIELQHGVPMPEVARSLRTHLSELLAFRSYTPAPDLAHPAPVTA